In Helianthus annuus cultivar XRQ/B chromosome 9, HanXRQr2.0-SUNRISE, whole genome shotgun sequence, the following are encoded in one genomic region:
- the LOC110874232 gene encoding uncharacterized protein LOC110874232, which translates to MSPEIGVTGDTRRRPERNSTQHRFVHRRIFFRSFAGTIRSLSGLLSLRLVHRGTPQPCRRTKHHRRSSQRRQPEFTKEPNSFFLLFRSPSTPSETSRKTQDLAGDIFYSLSFQLITFDRPLGFPIFTRALLQEIATQSMMRKSRFEEMNRMA; encoded by the exons ATGTCGCCAGAGATCGGAGTCACCGGAGATACGAGAAGACGACCGGAAAGGAACTCGACGCAGCATCGCTTTGTTCACCGTCGCATTTTTTTTCGGAGTTTCGCCGGAACCATACGGAGCTTGTCGGGACTCCTTTCGTTACGTCTCGTTCACCGGGGAACACCGCAACCTTGCCGGAGAACCAAGCATCACCGGAGGTCAAGTCAGAGAAGACAACCGGAGTTCACGAAGGAACCCAACTCGTTCTTTCTTTTGTTCCGTTCACCGAGCACGCCGTCGGAAACAAGCCGAAAAACTCAAGACCTCGCCGGAGATATATTTTACTCTTTATCATTTCA GTTAATCACTTTTGATCGTCCTCTTGGTTTCccaatctttactcgtgcgttattacaagaaatcgcaacgcaatcaat gatgaggaagtcaagatttgaagaaatgaataggatggcctag